In Anaerobacillus isosaccharinicus, one genomic interval encodes:
- a CDS encoding 8-oxo-dGTP diphosphatase — MQRITNCIVKKDRQVLLLQKPSRGWWVAPGGKMESGESIKEAVTREYREETGLEIQNPEIKGVFTIVIKDGAKVLNEWMMFTFLATEISGEMLAVSPEGKLKWQQQEDVKNLPMAPGDVFIFNHILHSNETIYGTFYYTEDFELLSYQLDPVRK; from the coding sequence TTGCAAAGGATAACCAATTGTATCGTAAAAAAAGACCGGCAAGTCTTATTGTTGCAAAAGCCTTCTAGAGGATGGTGGGTAGCTCCTGGTGGAAAGATGGAAAGCGGAGAATCGATCAAAGAGGCTGTAACACGGGAATATCGCGAAGAAACAGGTTTAGAAATTCAAAACCCTGAAATCAAAGGTGTTTTTACAATAGTGATTAAAGATGGAGCAAAAGTTCTTAATGAGTGGATGATGTTTACCTTTTTAGCGACCGAAATATCAGGAGAGATGTTAGCCGTTTCCCCAGAAGGTAAGCTTAAGTGGCAACAACAAGAAGATGTCAAAAACTTACCGATGGCACCAGGCGATGTGTTTATCTTTAACCACATACTCCACTCAAACGAAACCATTTATGGAACCTTCTACTACACCGAAGACTTTGAGCTCTTGTCGTACCAGTTAGATCCGGTTAGAAAATAA
- the rapZ gene encoding RNase adapter RapZ: MSAKKDMQVVIITGMSGAGKTVAVQSFEDLGFFCVDNLPPALIPKFIELIESSGDKMNKVALVIDLRGREFFDHLFQSIDYLGTAADVKAQIIFLDAKDSKLVQRYKETRRSHPLAPRGLPLEGIQLEREMLEEIKGQAQQIIDTTDLKPLQLREKLIERFSAAEQHSFSVNVMSFGFKYGMPIDADLVFDVRFLPNPHYIDHMRPKTGLEEEVSSYVLKWAETQQFIEKLDDLLLYILPHYKREGKSQVVIGIGCTGGKHRSVTLAEYFGKKYSADFKTFITHRDIHKGKGH, translated from the coding sequence ATGTCAGCCAAAAAGGATATGCAAGTTGTAATTATTACGGGGATGTCAGGTGCAGGGAAAACGGTTGCTGTACAGAGCTTTGAAGATTTGGGCTTCTTCTGTGTTGATAATCTCCCGCCAGCGTTAATTCCAAAGTTCATTGAACTTATTGAAAGCTCTGGCGATAAAATGAATAAAGTAGCATTAGTTATTGATTTACGTGGCCGAGAGTTTTTTGATCATCTTTTTCAATCAATCGATTATTTAGGAACAGCTGCTGATGTAAAAGCACAAATTATCTTTTTAGATGCAAAGGATAGCAAGTTAGTGCAGCGCTATAAAGAAACGCGCCGATCCCATCCGCTAGCACCTAGAGGTCTCCCATTAGAAGGGATTCAGCTAGAACGAGAAATGTTAGAGGAGATTAAAGGGCAGGCGCAACAAATCATTGATACAACTGATTTAAAACCGCTTCAGTTACGAGAAAAACTTATTGAACGTTTTTCCGCTGCTGAGCAACATTCTTTTTCAGTGAATGTGATGTCTTTTGGTTTTAAATATGGGATGCCGATTGACGCAGACCTTGTGTTTGATGTTCGGTTTTTACCTAACCCTCATTATATCGACCATATGAGACCAAAAACAGGATTAGAAGAAGAAGTATCGTCATATGTATTGAAGTGGGCAGAAACGCAGCAATTCATTGAAAAACTAGATGACTTATTGTTATATATTTTACCCCACTATAAACGAGAGGGAAAAAGTCAAGTTGTCATCGGAATTGGTTGTACAGGTGGAAAACACCGTTCTGTGACCCTTGCTGAATACTTTGGGAAAAAATATTCAGCTGACTTTAAAACGTTTATCACACATCGAGATATTCATAAGGGGAAGGGGCATTAA
- the whiA gene encoding DNA-binding protein WhiA produces the protein MTKKELTQMDADECCAKAELAALIRMTGSISFSNKQLVLDILTENAAIARRIYTLIKKSFTVHIELLVRKKMRLKKNNVYLVRISQEAQKLLANLGIMKEGFQFIREVSDEIKSNGCCKRAYLRGAFLAGGSVNHPETSSYHLEIFSLYEEHNTSLCELVNSYGLNAKVLERKKGFIIYIKEGEKITEFLNIIGAHQALLFFEDVRIMKDMRNSVNRLVNCETANLNKTVGAAMRQVDNIRFIQREVGLSILPEKLREIAELRVKHQDVTLKELGEMVTTGKVSKSGINHRLRKIDEFANKLRNGEAEYKF, from the coding sequence ATGACAAAAAAAGAATTGACACAAATGGATGCAGATGAATGCTGTGCGAAGGCGGAATTAGCTGCCCTCATAAGAATGACTGGTTCTATTTCTTTTAGTAATAAACAATTAGTTTTAGATATATTAACTGAAAATGCCGCTATTGCTAGACGCATTTATACATTGATAAAGAAATCATTCACTGTTCATATTGAACTTCTTGTCCGAAAAAAGATGCGATTAAAGAAAAATAATGTCTATTTAGTGAGAATTTCGCAAGAAGCGCAGAAACTTTTAGCGAATTTAGGTATTATGAAAGAAGGATTTCAGTTTATAAGAGAAGTTTCAGATGAAATAAAAAGTAATGGTTGTTGCAAACGTGCTTATTTAAGAGGGGCATTTCTCGCTGGCGGGTCTGTAAATCATCCAGAGACATCATCCTATCATCTCGAGATTTTTTCTCTCTACGAGGAACATAACACATCTCTTTGCGAGTTGGTAAACTCATATGGTCTAAATGCTAAAGTATTGGAAAGAAAAAAAGGGTTTATTATATATATAAAAGAAGGTGAAAAAATCACCGAATTCTTAAATATAATCGGAGCCCACCAGGCATTACTGTTTTTTGAAGATGTTAGGATTATGAAAGATATGAGGAATTCGGTTAACCGTCTCGTAAATTGTGAAACCGCTAACTTAAACAAAACAGTTGGCGCAGCAATGCGTCAAGTAGACAATATCCGCTTTATTCAACGAGAAGTTGGCTTGAGTATATTACCGGAAAAATTAAGAGAAATTGCCGAACTTAGGGTCAAACATCAAGATGTAACATTAAAGGAATTAGGAGAAATGGTTACTACGGGGAAGGTAAGCAAATCTGGTATTAACCATCGCCTAAGAAAAATTGATGAATTTGCAAACAAACTTCGAAATGGTGAAGCCGAATATAAGTTTTAA
- a CDS encoding HPr family phosphocarrier protein, whose translation MVEKPIVVKRKSGLQARPAALFVQEANKFSSDIYIQKEGRKVNAKSIMGIMSLAVGSGKEINIIADGKDEVEAITALVAFVEKEE comes from the coding sequence ATGGTAGAAAAACCAATCGTAGTGAAACGTAAGTCTGGCTTACAAGCAAGACCTGCAGCGTTATTCGTGCAAGAAGCAAACAAATTTAGTTCAGATATTTACATTCAAAAAGAAGGTAGAAAGGTCAACGCCAAAAGTATTATGGGTATTATGAGCTTAGCTGTTGGTTCAGGAAAAGAAATTAACATCATTGCCGATGGAAAAGACGAAGTAGAAGCAATCACAGCTTTAGTTGCTTTTGTCGAGAAAGAAGAGTAA
- the clpP gene encoding ATP-dependent Clp endopeptidase proteolytic subunit ClpP has translation MNLIPTVIEQTNRGERAYDIYSRLLKDRIIMLGSAIDDNVANSIVAQLLFLAAEDPDKDISLYINSPGGSITAGMAIYDTMQFIKPKVSTICIGMAASMGAFLLAAGEKGKRYALPNSEVMIHQPLGGAQGQATDIQIHAKRIIEMREKLNEILSERTGQPLDVIERDTERDNFMTAERAKEYGMIDEVLVKKQDEK, from the coding sequence ATGAATTTAATCCCTACAGTTATCGAACAAACAAACCGTGGCGAACGTGCTTACGACATTTATTCGCGTCTTTTAAAGGATCGCATTATTATGTTAGGAAGCGCTATTGATGACAACGTCGCTAACTCAATCGTTGCACAGTTATTATTTTTAGCTGCTGAAGATCCTGATAAAGATATCTCACTTTACATAAATAGCCCAGGCGGATCTATTACAGCTGGTATGGCGATTTATGACACAATGCAATTTATTAAACCAAAAGTCTCAACAATTTGTATCGGAATGGCTGCTTCAATGGGTGCGTTCCTACTAGCCGCAGGTGAAAAAGGAAAGCGTTATGCCCTTCCGAACAGTGAAGTTATGATCCACCAGCCATTAGGTGGAGCACAAGGTCAAGCGACTGATATTCAAATCCATGCAAAGCGCATTATTGAAATGCGTGAAAAATTAAATGAAATTTTATCAGAACGCACAGGTCAACCACTTGACGTTATCGAACGCGACACAGAGCGTGATAACTTCATGACAGCTGAAAGAGCAAAAGAATATGGCATGATCGATGAAGTTTTAGTGAAAAAACAAGACGAGAAATAG
- a CDS encoding gluconeogenesis factor YvcK family protein: MKKANIVVIGGGTGLSAILRGLKTFPVDITAIVTVADDGGSSGRLRKELNIPPPGDVRNVLVALSEVEPLIEELFQHRFENGLGLSGHSLGNLLLAGMTSITGDFAKGVHELSRVLNVRGKVLPAANQSIVLKAEMCDGSIVVGESKIPKVGKKIKRVFLTPENVQPLQETLHAIRKADLIVIGPGSLYTSVIPNLLVPGIADEVKKAQARKVYICNVMTQPGETDNYTASDHVHSLVSHVGAGIIDTMIVNNQEIDKQYLEKYEKEGAKDVLFDKIELQKLPYQIVADQLLIYRENYLRHDAIKLSQLLLSLL, from the coding sequence TTGAAGAAAGCAAATATCGTAGTGATCGGCGGCGGTACAGGTTTGTCGGCAATTTTACGGGGATTAAAAACATTCCCTGTAGACATAACTGCTATTGTAACTGTTGCTGATGACGGGGGTAGTTCAGGACGACTTCGAAAAGAGCTCAATATCCCACCGCCTGGGGATGTTCGAAACGTCCTCGTAGCTCTCTCAGAAGTCGAGCCACTGATTGAGGAACTGTTCCAGCATCGTTTTGAAAATGGTCTTGGTTTATCAGGCCATTCGTTGGGTAATTTATTATTAGCAGGAATGACATCAATTACCGGAGACTTTGCTAAAGGCGTTCATGAACTTAGCAGAGTATTAAATGTCAGAGGAAAGGTTCTTCCAGCAGCAAACCAAAGCATCGTCTTAAAAGCAGAAATGTGTGATGGTAGTATTGTAGTCGGAGAATCGAAAATCCCGAAAGTAGGTAAAAAAATTAAACGAGTTTTTCTTACGCCGGAAAACGTTCAACCTTTACAAGAAACCCTTCATGCGATTCGGAAAGCTGATTTAATTGTTATCGGTCCTGGAAGCCTTTACACAAGTGTCATTCCTAACTTACTCGTTCCTGGAATAGCAGATGAAGTGAAAAAGGCTCAGGCTAGAAAAGTTTATATTTGTAACGTCATGACACAACCAGGGGAAACAGATAATTATACGGCGAGTGATCACGTTCATTCATTGGTTTCCCATGTTGGAGCAGGAATTATTGATACAATGATTGTTAATAATCAAGAAATAGATAAACAATATTTAGAAAAATACGAAAAGGAAGGCGCAAAAGACGTTTTATTTGATAAAATAGAACTTCAAAAACTTCCGTATCAAATTGTTGCCGATCAATTATTAATCTACCGTGAAAACTACCTGCGCCACGACGCAATCAAACTTTCACAACTGCTGTTGTCACTATTATAA